Proteins encoded in a region of the Podospora pseudopauciseta strain CBS 411.78 chromosome 6, whole genome shotgun sequence genome:
- a CDS encoding hypothetical protein (EggNog:ENOG503P19Z; CAZy:GH16; COG:G), translated as MHLSSYLALPLLPLLASAYQPPSYAGYSLLWADTFSGSSATLPSSSNWDIINRNIGVNNELQTYRADPRQIQLSGGQTLQIVPWRDSQLQWTSGRIESRYTFTPGAGRRTLVEAEIRFGGNDLSQKQGIWPAFWLLGQSIRTGTGWPACGEVDIMETVNGLLTGYGTVHCHVYPGGACNEPTGRGGAINIPNQGWQKWRVIFDRTSSDWRSEHITWYMNGQQFHQVRGDQINDAGVWASLAQKPLFFILNVAVGGDWPGYPNGNTADGYGSMMEVGYVAHYST; from the exons ATGCATCTTTCTTCCTATCTTGCCCTTCCTCTCTTGCCCCTGTTGGCATCTGCGTATCAACCTCCCTCTTACGCGGGCTACTCTCTCCTCTGGGCTGACACTTTTTCCGGTTCCTCGGCCACCCTCCCGTCCTCTTCAAACTGGGACATCATCAACCGAAACATTGGCGTCAACAATGAGCTCCAGACATACCGCGCCGACCCCAGGCAAATTCAGCTTTCTGGTGGCCAAACTCTTCAAATTGTCCCCTGGCGCGACAGCCAGCTTCAATGGACATCTGGCAGAATAGAGTCGAGGTACACCTTCACCCCGGGCGCAGGGAGAAGGACGTTGGTAGAGGCCGAGATAAGATTTGGAGGGAATGACCTCTCTCAGAAGCAGGGGATCTGGCCTGCGTTTTGGCTGCTGGGTCAAAGCATCCGGACGGGGACTGGCTGGCCGGCATGTGGCGAGGTGGACATCATGGAGACGGTCAATGGGTTGTTGACGGGGTATGGGACGGTTCACTGTCATG tctATCCAGGGGGCGCTTGCAACGAGCCCACCGGCCGAGGGGGGGCCATCAATATCCCCAACCAAGGCTGGCAAAAGTGGCGGGTCATCTTTGACAGGACCTCTTCCGACTGGAGAAGCGAGCACATAACTTGGTACATGAACGGGCAGCAGTTCCACCAGGTCAGGGGCGATCAGATCAACGATGCTGGTGTGTGGGCGAGCTTGGCCCAGAAACCGCTCTTCTTCATTCTCAACGTGGCTGTAGGAGGTGACTGG CCAGGGTACCCCAACGGAAACACGGCCGACGGTTACGGCtcgatgatggaggtgggatATGTCGCTCACTATTCCACATGA